A single Amphiura filiformis unplaced genomic scaffold, Afil_fr2py scaffold_46, whole genome shotgun sequence DNA region contains:
- the LOC140144246 gene encoding uncharacterized protein, with protein sequence MITRITSMKLEFFIAYFFYFAYFFNIQGAEAAGLPAVLEDQSGQSTSKTNKRRLGQCEKGAEADGMPAIHEHEDQSGQSTSKTKKRRLGQSEKIVAQGGDKAGGTGSGHSLSITHPSTTDRQPVQENQKTVHVPFAQEEWLITTRIPCQCARMAEFSRTVVTQGTQTEENIPVDSEMSCSSATSGGDPEVVKTDHHYYFLTPKKDQPTNKQSQLPPTLAVPPCPPDIPPPSQDLPLNQAGIPQLQPDLQPPSRELLPQPPLNMPARSCASKPPPADMVQPPSYLAPFSQHSPPQPQESSSSDSESESDCSDHSSDPDYLDSSSSGSSSSEDEPLPTNEYLTKMPKYLVYEDSIRELLRHVRCQVCKAVMALPEGNENLGQLMGSALSLKLSCLNGHNFSWLSQPLLGSGREAVPAGNIMIPAAILFSGNNFGKVCHFANVLNWQFLSKTTYNTHQADYLFPCIHDTWANEQEKLWDAIREKGGLKSCGDARCDSPGHNAKYSTYSVMDMDTDLIVDMEVVQKTEVTSSNAMEKEGCRRLLDRLEGEMLIDVLATDRHLGIQKMMREDYDYINHQYDVWHLAKSVAKKLRQKAQKRDCGELMDWIPAIKTHLWWAAASCGGDAEEMLERWMSTTHHCTNNHNWGFGKFKKCEHDQLSAQEEEEVKWLKPGSPPHKALNEVLDDTRLKNDIKKLNLFCHTGQLENYHGFMLKYLPKRIPFSFEGMVARTKLAALDHNANVGRKQAVVTVSNAASEEVGTLRTQAVYSKDSAKVTSRILYEPKSYEFVDKLMADVVTRKQEQRKKDTANFILPQLPRNIIPKNVEVPSKQTLREVQQTRFQNNDK encoded by the exons ATGATTACTAGAATAACTAGCATGAAACTAGAATTttttattgcatattttttttattttgcatatttttttaacaTACAGGGTGCTGAAGCTGCTGGACTGCCTGCAGTTCTGGAAGACCAGTCTGGACAGAGTACAAGTAAAACTAACAAGAGACGTCTTGGTCAATGTGAAAAG GGTGCTGAAGCTGATGGAATGCCTGCAATTCATGAACATGAAGACCAGTCTGGACAGAGTACAAGTAAAACTAAAAAGAGACGTCTTGGTCAAAGTGAAAAG ATTGTTGCACAAGGAGGTGACAAAGCTGGAGGTACTGGCAGTGGACACAGCCTGTCAATTACTCATCCAAGCACTACTGACAGACAACCAGTGCAAGAAAATCAGAAGACTGTACAT GTACCATTTGCTCAAGAGGAATGGCTGATAACAACTCGCATTCCCTGTCAGTGTGCACGTATGGCTGAATTTTCCCGGACAGTAGTGACACAGGGAACACAGACTGAGGAAAATATCCCTGTGGACTCTGAAATGTCTTGTTCTAGCGCTACCTCTG gAGGTGATCCTGAAGTAGTTAAGACAGACCACCACTACTACTTCCTGACGCCAAAGAAGGACCAACCAACCAACAAGCAGTCACAGTTGCCACCCACTTTAGCTGTACCACCCTGTCCACCAGACATACCACCGCCTTCACAGGACTTGCCACTTAATCAAGCAGGCATTCCGCAGCTGCAACCAGACTTGCAACCACCTTCCCGTGAATTGTTGCCACAACCCCCACTAAACATGCCAGCCCGGTCATGTGCCTCAAAGCCACCTCCAGCAGACATGGTACAACCTCCGTCGTACCTGGCGCCCTTCTCACAGCATTCGCCACCACAACCACAAGAATCGTCGAGCTCTGATTCAGAGTCGGAATCAGATTGTAGCGACCACAGCTCTGATCCGGATTACTTGGATAGTAGTTCTTCAGGCAGCAGCTCTTCTGAAGATGAACCATTGCCAACTAATGAATATTTAACCAAAATGCCAAAGTACCTAGTGTATGAAGACTCAATTAGAGAGCTCCTTCGGCATGTGAGGTGCCAGGTATGCAAGGCAGTTATGGCACTTCCTGAAGGAAATGAAAACTTGGGACAATTAATGGGATCAGCACTGTCATTGAAACTGTCATGTCTAAATGGACATAACTTCTCTTGGCTCTCCCAGCCATTATTGGGGAGTGGAAGAGAGGCAGTGCCAGCTGGAAATATTATGATACCCGCTGCCATTTTGTTCAGTGGCAATAACTTCGGCAAAGTATGCCATTTCGCTAATGTGCTGAATTGGCAGTTTCTCTCGAAAACAACTTACAACACACACCAGGCAGACTACTTGTTCCCATGCATCCATGATACATGGGCAAATGAACAGGAGAAGTTGTGGGATGCAATACGTGAGAAGGGGGGTTTGAAGTCGTGTGGTGATGCTCGCTGCGACTCACCGGGTCACAACGCCAAGTACAGTACCTACTCAGTAATGGACATGGACACTGATTTAATAGTAGATATGGAAGTGGTGCAGAAGACGGAGGTTACAAGCAGTAACGCCATGGAAAAGGAAGGGTGTAGGCGATTGTTGGACAGACTAGAAGGGGAGATGCTGATTGATGTCCTCGCAACAGATAGGCATCTGGGTATTCAAAAAATGATGCGAGAGGACTATGATTATATAAATCATCAGTATGATGTTTGGCATTTGGCCAAATCTGTCGCCAAGAAGCTACGCCAGAAAGCACAGAAGCGAGATTGTGGAGAGTTAATGGACTGGATTCCAGCAATAAAAACTCACTTGTGGTGGGCAGCAGCCAGTTGTGGGGGGGATGCAGAGGAGATGCTTGAAAGGTGGATGTCCACAACGCACCATTGTACCAACAACCACAACTGGGGTTTTGGAAAGTTCAAGAAATGTGAACATGACCAATTAAGTGCGCAGGAGGAGGAGGAAGTCAAGTGGTTGAAACCAGGCTCTCCACCACACAAGGCTTTAAATGAAGTGCTTGATGATACAAGGCTGAAGAATGATATCAAAAAACTGAACCTATTCTGCCACACAGGGCAACTTGAGAATTACCATGGATTTATGTTGAAGTACCTGCCCAAGCGGATACCTTTCAGTTTTGAAGGTATGGTGGCAAGAACCAAGCTTGCTGCATTGGACCACAATGCTAATGTGGGCCGCAAGCAAGCTGTGGTAACTGTCAGCAATGCGGCATCAGAGGAAGTTGGCACACTGCGAACACAGGCTGTCTATTCTAAAGACTCGGCCAAGGTAACATCAAGAATTTTGTATGAACCGAAGTCGTATGAGTTTGTGGACAAGCTCATGGCCGATGTAGTTACCAGGAAGCAAGAACAGCGAAAGAAAGACACCGCTAACTTTATACTGCCTCAGTTGCCAAGGAACATCATACCCAAGAATGTTGAGGTCCCATCAAAGCAGACATTGCGTGAGGTCCAGCAGACTCGCtttcaaaataatgacaagtaG